Proteins from one Nitrobacteraceae bacterium AZCC 2146 genomic window:
- a CDS encoding malonate decarboxylase alpha subunit (product_source=KO:K13929; ko=KO:K13929; pfam=PF16957; superfamily=100950; tigrfam=TIGR01110) — protein sequence MSNTSRLGADRAPVRAGCCAQRHERKSHRATLLLETIIGPGDRVTIEGDNQKQGDFLASALAKVDPARVHDLHMVQSVLALPDHLAVFERGIANRLDFAFAGPQSRKLAELVANGTVKIGAIHTYLELYARMLVDLTPRVALIVADKADRNGNLYTGPNTEDTPTIAEAAAFRGGIVVAQVNEIVDRLPRVDVPGDWVDVVVPSPKPYLIDPLFTRDPAKIRNENVLMAMMAIAAVYEPYQVQRLNHGIGYATAAIELILPTYAAQRGLKGKIASHFVLNPHPTLIPAIEAGFVDSVYCFGSELGMERYVSNRADIFPIGADGNLRSNRALAQVAGQYACDLFIGGTLQIDAQGNSSTATKGRITSFGGAPNMGADARGRRHDSPSWLRAGQEAGESLRGRKLVVQMVQTHQPNGAPSFVERLDAFDLAASAGFALPPVMIYGDDVSHVVTERGVANLLRCRSRQEREAALRAVAGDTEFGRRQPSETSDGLRRRGIVMFPSDLGIDVNTATRDWLAAQTIDDLVTASGGLYVPPAKFRPTTVPHG from the coding sequence ATGTCAAACACTTCACGACTTGGAGCAGATCGCGCCCCCGTTCGCGCGGGCTGCTGCGCTCAGCGGCACGAGCGGAAAAGTCACCGCGCGACGCTGTTGCTCGAAACAATCATCGGGCCGGGTGACCGCGTGACGATCGAGGGCGACAATCAGAAGCAGGGGGATTTTCTCGCCTCAGCCTTGGCCAAGGTGGATCCCGCGCGGGTGCACGATTTGCACATGGTGCAGTCCGTGCTGGCGCTGCCCGATCATCTCGCCGTGTTCGAGCGCGGTATCGCGAACCGGCTGGATTTCGCCTTCGCGGGGCCGCAAAGCCGCAAGCTCGCCGAACTGGTCGCGAACGGGACGGTGAAGATCGGGGCGATCCATACCTATCTCGAACTCTATGCTCGCATGCTAGTCGACCTGACGCCGCGCGTGGCGCTGATCGTCGCTGACAAGGCGGATCGCAACGGCAACCTCTACACTGGCCCCAATACCGAAGACACACCGACCATCGCCGAGGCCGCGGCTTTCCGCGGCGGCATCGTTGTCGCGCAGGTCAACGAGATCGTCGATCGGCTGCCTCGCGTCGACGTGCCCGGCGACTGGGTCGATGTCGTGGTGCCGAGCCCGAAGCCCTATCTGATCGATCCACTGTTCACGCGCGATCCCGCGAAGATCAGGAACGAGAACGTGCTGATGGCGATGATGGCGATCGCGGCGGTCTACGAACCCTACCAGGTGCAGCGGCTCAATCACGGCATCGGCTATGCGACCGCGGCGATCGAACTGATCCTGCCAACCTACGCGGCCCAGCGCGGACTGAAGGGCAAGATCGCCAGTCATTTTGTGCTGAACCCACACCCGACCCTGATCCCTGCGATCGAAGCCGGCTTCGTCGACAGCGTCTATTGCTTCGGCTCCGAGTTGGGGATGGAACGCTACGTCTCGAACCGCGCTGACATCTTCCCAATCGGCGCCGACGGTAATTTGCGCTCCAACCGCGCGCTCGCGCAGGTCGCCGGACAGTATGCCTGCGACCTCTTCATCGGCGGCACGTTGCAGATCGACGCACAGGGCAACAGCTCGACGGCAACGAAGGGCCGGATCACGAGCTTCGGCGGCGCGCCGAATATGGGCGCCGACGCGCGTGGCCGCCGCCACGACAGTCCCTCCTGGCTGCGGGCCGGTCAGGAAGCCGGCGAGAGCCTGCGCGGACGCAAGCTTGTGGTGCAGATGGTGCAGACCCATCAGCCGAATGGCGCACCGAGCTTTGTCGAACGGCTGGACGCTTTCGACCTCGCAGCCTCGGCCGGTTTCGCGCTGCCGCCAGTGATGATCTATGGCGACGACGTCAGCCATGTCGTTACCGAACGTGGCGTGGCCAACCTTTTGCGTTGCCGGTCGCGGCAGGAACGCGAAGCAGCATTGCGCGCCGTCGCCGGCGATACTGAGTTCGGCAGGCGACAGCCGTCCGAAACTAGCGACGGCCTGCGCCGCCGCGGCATCGTGATGTTCCCCTCTGACCTCGGCATCGATGTCAACACCGCAACCCGCGACTGGCTCGCGGCCCAAACCATCGACGACCTCGTGACGGCGTCAGGCGGACTTTACGTGCCGCCGGCGAAATTCCGCCCGACCACGGTCCCCCACGGTTGA
- a CDS encoding 2-polyprenyl-6-methoxyphenol hydroxylase-like FAD-dependent oxidoreductase (product_source=COG0654; cath_funfam=3.40.50.720; cog=COG0654; pfam=PF07992; superfamily=51905), which yields MNEVLEITLEQKKMPVADAPQGKLKRVPIIGAGFAGMAAARALKKCEAEIVLIDRRNHHIFQPLLYQVATALALLRSTGMVCL from the coding sequence ATGAACGAAGTGCTGGAGATTACTCTAGAACAAAAGAAAATGCCTGTCGCAGACGCGCCCCAAGGCAAGCTGAAGCGCGTCCCGATCATTGGTGCCGGATTTGCAGGAATGGCTGCGGCTCGTGCACTTAAAAAGTGCGAAGCGGAGATCGTTCTGATTGATCGGCGAAATCACCACATTTTCCAGCCGCTTCTATACCAGGTGGCTACAGCGCTCGCACTATTGAGGTCGACCGGCATGGTGTGCCTTTGA
- a CDS encoding hypothetical protein (product_source=Hypo-rule applied; cleavage_site_network=SignalP-noTM; transmembrane_helix_parts=Inside_1_6,TMhelix_7_29,Outside_30_164), whose product MYAKFELVPRIVAAISIFSLGLVCVASSAQSAELSSLAGAWTGSGSIALSDGSTERLRCRATYRVDGSGTGLQQSLRCASDSYKFDLSSDLVSQGSRISGTWSESSRGISGSLEGRVGGGRITASVEGAGFSANISVTTAGQHQAVSIVSQGDIRQVSISMVRR is encoded by the coding sequence ATGTACGCCAAGTTCGAGCTTGTCCCCCGCATCGTAGCAGCGATCTCGATTTTCAGTTTGGGATTGGTGTGCGTAGCTTCTTCGGCACAATCTGCAGAATTGTCCTCGCTCGCCGGTGCCTGGACAGGCTCAGGCAGTATCGCGCTCTCGGACGGGTCGACCGAACGGCTGCGGTGCCGCGCGACCTACCGGGTTGATGGTTCAGGGACGGGACTGCAGCAAAGCCTGCGATGCGCGAGTGATAGCTATAAATTCGATCTCAGCAGTGACCTTGTTAGCCAGGGCAGCCGGATCTCCGGAACGTGGAGCGAGTCGAGCCGCGGAATTAGCGGCAGCCTGGAAGGTCGGGTGGGCGGGGGCCGTATAACGGCATCCGTCGAGGGCGCTGGGTTTTCGGCAAATATCAGCGTGACGACGGCGGGCCAACACCAAGCGGTCTCCATTGTTTCCCAAGGCGACATCCGGCAAGTGTCAATCTCAATGGTTCGGCGCTGA
- a CDS encoding 3-hydroxyacyl-CoA dehydrogenase (product_source=COG1250; cath_funfam=1.10.1040.10,3.40.50.720; cog=COG1250; pfam=PF00725,PF02737; superfamily=48179,51735; transmembrane_helix_parts=Inside_1_6,TMhelix_7_26,Outside_27_324): protein MAKSINTVAIIGTGVVGASWAALFLAKGLEVVATDVAPDADASLRHFVEAAWPALKRLGLAPGASQSNLKFAADLATAVKNADFVQENGPERIDFKRKLYRQLDDLLSADVIIASSSSGLTMSAIQSDCPSHPERCVIGHPFNPPHLVPLVEIVGGAKTSEETIQRAFEFYTSIGKRAVRLHKEVPGHVANRLQAALGREVYHLVAEGVVSVADVDTALCWGPGLRWGIMGQVLLNHLGGGEGGIDHFFAQFTGPMTAWWKVLGSPVLTPELQQTLIDGLHAEVGSRSIDELAAQRDEVLLGLLELRANAEAASLVPNRAAQAS from the coding sequence ATGGCAAAATCGATCAATACTGTAGCAATTATCGGCACCGGTGTGGTTGGCGCGAGCTGGGCAGCGCTTTTTCTGGCGAAAGGCTTGGAAGTCGTAGCGACGGATGTTGCGCCGGATGCGGATGCGTCGCTGAGACATTTCGTCGAGGCGGCTTGGCCGGCGCTCAAGAGATTGGGCCTCGCGCCTGGTGCATCACAATCAAATCTGAAGTTTGCGGCCGATTTGGCGACCGCCGTGAAGAATGCAGATTTTGTCCAGGAAAATGGTCCCGAGCGCATTGATTTCAAGAGAAAGCTCTATCGGCAACTCGATGATTTGCTGTCGGCGGACGTGATCATCGCGTCCAGTTCGTCCGGCCTTACCATGAGCGCGATTCAATCCGATTGCCCCTCTCACCCGGAGCGATGTGTCATCGGGCATCCTTTCAATCCACCTCACTTAGTCCCGCTCGTCGAGATCGTCGGCGGAGCCAAGACTTCAGAGGAGACGATTCAGCGCGCCTTTGAATTCTACACGTCGATCGGGAAGCGGGCAGTTCGCCTTCACAAGGAAGTACCTGGGCATGTCGCCAACCGGCTGCAGGCAGCCTTGGGGCGGGAGGTTTATCATCTCGTTGCAGAAGGGGTCGTCAGTGTCGCCGATGTCGACACGGCGTTGTGCTGGGGACCTGGACTGCGATGGGGCATTATGGGGCAAGTCCTTCTCAATCACCTCGGCGGCGGCGAGGGTGGCATCGACCACTTTTTCGCTCAGTTTACGGGTCCCATGACTGCATGGTGGAAGGTACTCGGGTCGCCGGTGCTGACGCCTGAACTCCAACAAACGCTCATCGATGGTCTCCACGCCGAAGTGGGATCCCGCTCGATCGACGAGTTGGCGGCACAGCGCGATGAGGTCTTGTTGGGGCTTCTTGAGCTACGCGCCAACGCTGAGGCAGCATCTTTGGTGCCCAATAGAGCCGCCCAAGCCAGCTAA
- a CDS encoding malonyl-CoA decarboxylase (product_source=KO:K01578; ko=KO:K01578; pfam=PF05292,PF17408), with protein sequence MTPNTQTSSSLSNLKPAPIDRAKQLATALLSERGEASGAQVARELHHALGALDADDRHSFRRHLATKFQPDKAALRTAAEGYLADTTAEAAAALAQAADPPRQELLRRMNMAPGGTGALIAMRSEITAHLHDEPELRLLDADLKHLFASWFNRGFLKLRQIDWQSPAAVLEKLIAYEAVHEIKGWDDLRRRLAPDRRCFAFFHPALPGEPLIFVEVALVQGLATAMPPLLARETNEEAARAQAARADTAIFYSISNCQDGLRGISFGNFLIKQVVEELQAEFPQLKRFSTLSPVPGFRRWLTQRLAEGSDPDAALLSELEHDGWWHDLAQSERLRPALMRLCALYLTRQPSPGSRVDPVARFHLGNGARLERINWLGNAARRAIHESFGIMVNYLYDHDSIEDNHEAFVRDGTIVRSPDVDTLLEA encoded by the coding sequence ATGACCCCGAACACGCAAACCTCAAGTAGCCTGTCCAATTTGAAGCCCGCGCCGATCGATCGCGCGAAACAGCTCGCGACGGCATTGTTGTCGGAACGCGGCGAGGCGTCAGGCGCGCAGGTCGCGCGTGAACTGCACCACGCGCTGGGCGCCCTCGATGCGGACGACCGGCACAGCTTCCGGCGCCATCTTGCGACGAAGTTTCAGCCCGACAAAGCGGCCCTGCGCACGGCAGCGGAGGGTTATCTCGCCGACACCACGGCGGAAGCCGCCGCCGCGCTCGCGCAGGCCGCCGATCCGCCCCGGCAGGAGCTGCTGCGCCGCATGAACATGGCGCCCGGCGGCACCGGCGCGCTGATCGCGATGCGCAGTGAAATCACCGCGCATCTGCACGACGAGCCGGAATTGAGGCTGCTCGACGCCGACCTCAAGCATCTCTTCGCCTCCTGGTTCAACCGCGGCTTTCTCAAGCTGCGGCAGATCGACTGGCAGTCACCGGCGGCGGTGCTGGAGAAGCTGATCGCCTATGAGGCGGTGCATGAGATCAAGGGCTGGGACGATTTGCGGCGACGCCTTGCGCCCGATCGCCGCTGCTTCGCATTCTTCCATCCCGCGCTTCCCGGCGAGCCGCTGATCTTCGTCGAGGTCGCGCTGGTGCAAGGGTTGGCCACCGCCATGCCGCCGCTGCTCGCACGGGAGACGAATGAAGAGGCCGCACGGGCGCAAGCTGCGCGCGCCGACACCGCGATTTTCTATTCGATATCCAACTGCCAGGACGGCCTGCGCGGCATATCGTTCGGCAATTTCCTGATCAAGCAGGTGGTCGAGGAGCTGCAGGCGGAATTTCCGCAGCTGAAGCGCTTCTCGACCCTGTCGCCGGTGCCGGGCTTCCGGCGCTGGCTCACGCAGCGGCTCGCGGAAGGAAGCGATCCCGATGCCGCGTTGTTGTCCGAACTTGAACACGACGGCTGGTGGCATGACTTAGCGCAAAGCGAGAGGCTGCGCCCGGCCCTGATGCGGCTATGTGCGCTGTATTTGACGCGGCAGCCGTCGCCCGGAAGCCGCGTCGACCCGGTAGCGCGCTTTCACCTCGGCAATGGCGCGCGGCTCGAACGGATCAATTGGCTCGGCAACGCCGCGCGTCGTGCGATCCACGAGTCCTTCGGCATCATGGTCAACTATCTCTACGACCATGACAGCATCGAGGACAACCATGAAGCCTTCGTGCGCGACGGGACCATCGTGCGTTCGCCCGATGTCGACACACTGCTCGAAGCTTGA
- a CDS encoding alkylation response protein AidB-like acyl-CoA dehydrogenase (product_source=COG1960; cath_funfam=1.10.540.10,1.20.140.10,2.40.110.10; cog=COG1960; pfam=PF00441,PF02770,PF02771; superfamily=47203,56645), with the protein MVTTPTPIAGAAAPAKKAPKQLPPPNSDFYEFAETLNAEELAVLKQVRAFMETKVAPIINKYWIEDSFPFEVLPAFKELNIGGLGMQGYGCRGGSLLLSGLTAMELARVDCSFAGFFGIHNGMAIGSIYAAGSEEQKQKWLPPMARLEKIGCYGLTEPLVGSGASRGLMTTAKKEGDTWVLNGQKKWIGNSPWCDISIIWARDVADNEEKGFIVENKTTPGFSVEKIHNKIAFKVVQNGLITMKDCRVPAENHLQSGNSFRDTARVLRTLRYLVAWQATGCQMGAYEHALKYAQERLQFGRPIASFQLIQDLLARMLANVTASQCMVVRTAQLSAEGKLGDHHAALAKAFCTYRMRETVAWAREILGGNGISTDYNVARFFADAEVIYNYEGTYQMQNLMVGKAITGFSAFV; encoded by the coding sequence ATGGTAACGACACCAACGCCGATCGCGGGCGCAGCAGCACCGGCGAAGAAAGCTCCAAAACAGCTGCCCCCGCCGAACAGCGACTTCTACGAATTCGCAGAGACCTTAAACGCGGAGGAACTGGCGGTTTTAAAACAAGTGCGAGCGTTCATGGAGACCAAGGTCGCGCCGATTATCAATAAGTATTGGATCGAGGATTCCTTCCCGTTCGAGGTGCTGCCGGCGTTCAAGGAGCTGAACATCGGCGGACTGGGTATGCAGGGATACGGGTGCCGAGGAGGAAGCCTCCTGCTGTCGGGCCTGACCGCGATGGAGCTGGCGCGTGTGGATTGTTCGTTCGCGGGCTTCTTCGGCATCCACAACGGCATGGCGATTGGCTCAATCTACGCCGCGGGCTCGGAGGAGCAGAAGCAGAAGTGGCTGCCGCCGATGGCCCGCCTCGAAAAGATCGGCTGCTACGGCCTGACCGAGCCGCTCGTGGGCTCCGGGGCGAGCCGCGGCCTGATGACGACGGCGAAGAAGGAGGGGGACACCTGGGTCCTCAACGGCCAGAAGAAGTGGATCGGCAACTCGCCTTGGTGCGACATCTCGATCATCTGGGCGCGCGACGTCGCCGACAACGAGGAAAAGGGCTTTATCGTCGAGAACAAGACGACGCCGGGTTTCAGCGTCGAGAAGATCCATAACAAGATCGCGTTCAAGGTGGTGCAGAACGGCCTCATCACGATGAAGGACTGCCGCGTGCCTGCAGAGAACCACCTTCAGTCCGGCAACTCGTTCCGCGACACCGCGCGGGTGCTGCGCACTCTGCGGTATCTCGTCGCGTGGCAGGCGACGGGATGCCAGATGGGAGCCTACGAGCATGCGCTCAAGTACGCTCAGGAGCGTTTGCAGTTCGGCAGGCCGATCGCCTCGTTCCAGCTGATTCAGGACCTTCTCGCCAGAATGCTCGCGAACGTCACAGCTTCTCAGTGCATGGTGGTGCGCACGGCGCAACTGTCCGCGGAAGGCAAGCTGGGGGACCATCATGCGGCACTGGCCAAGGCGTTCTGCACCTACAGAATGCGCGAGACGGTCGCGTGGGCCCGCGAGATCCTCGGCGGCAACGGCATCAGCACCGACTATAACGTAGCCCGCTTCTTCGCCGATGCCGAGGTGATCTACAACTACGAGGGTACGTACCAGATGCAGAACCTGATGGTCGGCAAAGCGATCACCGGGTTCAGTGCGTTCGTATGA
- a CDS encoding pimeloyl-ACP methyl ester carboxylesterase (product_source=COG0596; cath_funfam=3.40.50.1820; cleavage_site_network=SignalP-noTM; cog=COG0596; pfam=PF12697; superfamily=53474), with the protein MMMNRRAFSAALVTGAAASLISTRGMAANSTPAKASNVVLVHGLFADGSCWSEVIARLQAAGLNATAVQNPLTTLPEAVASAQRVLARQDGPTVLVGHSFSGMIVTEAGVHPNVSALVYVAARAPDAGEDYASLAKTYPTPPATAGIVFDGDEGRLSEKAFLRDFAGDLPEAKARVLYAVQEPFHKALLTGKTTHAAWRSKPSYYAVSTDDRTINPDLERFMAKRMGAKTIEVKASHLSLISHPDEITRLILEAAGQQT; encoded by the coding sequence ATGATGATGAACAGACGCGCTTTTTCCGCCGCCCTCGTGACCGGAGCTGCAGCTTCGCTGATCTCCACACGTGGCATGGCCGCAAATTCAACTCCAGCGAAGGCGAGCAACGTCGTGCTTGTGCACGGGCTGTTCGCCGACGGCTCGTGCTGGTCCGAAGTGATAGCGCGATTGCAGGCGGCGGGGCTCAACGCCACGGCCGTGCAAAATCCGCTGACGACGCTGCCTGAGGCGGTGGCTTCGGCCCAGCGGGTGCTGGCGCGGCAGGATGGCCCGACGGTGCTAGTGGGTCATTCCTTTTCCGGGATGATCGTTACGGAAGCCGGTGTACATCCAAACGTCTCCGCGCTCGTCTATGTGGCGGCGCGCGCGCCAGATGCGGGCGAGGACTACGCGTCTCTGGCGAAGACGTATCCGACGCCGCCGGCGACGGCCGGGATCGTGTTCGACGGCGATGAAGGACGCCTTTCCGAGAAGGCTTTCCTTCGCGATTTTGCTGGCGACCTGCCGGAAGCGAAGGCCAGGGTGCTCTACGCCGTGCAGGAGCCGTTCCACAAGGCTCTGCTCACCGGCAAGACCACGCACGCGGCCTGGCGATCAAAGCCGAGCTACTACGCGGTTTCAACGGATGACCGCACGATCAATCCGGACCTTGAGCGCTTCATGGCCAAGCGGATGGGCGCCAAGACCATCGAGGTGAAGGCCAGCCATCTCTCGCTGATCTCCCATCCCGACGAAATCACGCGGCTGATCCTCGAAGCCGCGGGACAGCAAACCTGA
- a CDS encoding hypothetical protein (product_source=Hypo-rule applied): protein MDHAANGENCRSYFKQFVEAVTARQAAATCRDGVGRQRGLEKLDLEIQLLNDRIAEQSCGQ from the coding sequence ATGGACCATGCGGCTAACGGCGAGAATTGCCGCTCCTACTTCAAACAATTCGTCGAGGCAGTGACAGCCCGCCAAGCTGCGGCAACCTGCCGGGACGGCGTGGGGCGTCAACGCGGTCTCGAAAAGCTCGATTTAGAAATTCAGTTACTTAACGACCGCATCGCAGAACAGTCTTGTGGGCAATGA
- a CDS encoding crotonobetainyl-CoA:carnitine CoA-transferase CaiB-like acyl-CoA transferase (product_source=COG1804; cath_funfam=3.40.50.10540; cog=COG1804; pfam=PF02515; superfamily=89796), producing MADDNIFSGLKVVDLASFIAGPGAAVILSDFGADVIKVEPPAGDQWRMAYNVPPQPRAKDNYPWHLNNRNKRGMALDLKSPQAAAVLERLVKWADVLIVNTPHPARKKLHLEYDDVAKWNPRLIYADLTGFGEKGPDASRPGFDVTAYWSRSGLLSQTHDAGTPPTWPVAGSGDHATAVGLFSAIVMGLYRRERTAKGSYVTTSLLAEGVWSAGVHVAAALAGGTFYPLHDRLSPVNPFMNPYKSAEGRWFLLVVTPSKVPALANSIGRPDLLTDPRFSDPRKQSENGAQLRQILDDIFAKQPLSYWREVFDKAHITFGAILEPAEVINDPQLVENEIVVPLEGAGGKLTSTVSSPMQIHGVQKVPAKRGPEIGEHNDEILKDLGFNPAEIDGLHASGAVAKPKAQKTAA from the coding sequence ATGGCGGACGACAACATCTTTTCGGGATTAAAGGTCGTGGACCTTGCCAGCTTCATCGCGGGCCCGGGCGCGGCGGTGATCCTGTCTGATTTTGGCGCCGACGTGATCAAGGTCGAACCGCCCGCGGGCGATCAGTGGCGCATGGCATACAATGTTCCGCCACAGCCCCGCGCCAAGGACAATTATCCCTGGCACCTGAACAACCGCAACAAGCGGGGCATGGCTCTCGATCTGAAGTCGCCCCAGGCGGCCGCCGTTCTCGAACGGCTGGTCAAATGGGCGGACGTCCTGATCGTCAATACGCCGCACCCGGCACGAAAGAAGCTTCATCTTGAATACGATGATGTCGCAAAGTGGAATCCCCGTTTGATCTATGCCGACCTCACGGGCTTTGGCGAGAAGGGACCTGACGCCAGCCGTCCGGGTTTTGATGTCACGGCCTACTGGTCGCGGAGTGGCCTGCTCTCGCAGACGCATGACGCAGGCACACCGCCAACCTGGCCGGTGGCGGGCAGCGGCGATCATGCGACGGCGGTGGGTTTGTTCTCCGCAATTGTGATGGGCTTGTACCGCCGTGAGCGGACAGCGAAGGGTTCGTACGTAACCACGTCTCTTCTCGCCGAGGGCGTCTGGTCTGCAGGGGTCCATGTTGCGGCCGCTCTCGCTGGCGGAACGTTCTACCCGCTGCACGATCGGCTAAGCCCGGTAAACCCGTTCATGAATCCTTACAAGAGCGCTGAGGGCAGATGGTTCCTGCTGGTCGTCACGCCTAGCAAGGTTCCTGCGCTCGCCAACAGCATCGGCCGGCCGGACTTGCTGACGGATCCGCGTTTCAGCGATCCGAGAAAGCAATCCGAAAACGGAGCGCAGCTCAGGCAAATTCTCGACGACATTTTTGCCAAGCAGCCCTTGTCATACTGGCGGGAGGTTTTCGACAAGGCCCACATTACGTTTGGCGCCATTCTGGAGCCGGCGGAAGTCATCAACGATCCGCAATTGGTCGAGAATGAAATCGTTGTGCCACTCGAAGGCGCCGGCGGGAAGCTGACCTCGACGGTCTCAAGCCCCATGCAAATTCATGGCGTCCAGAAAGTGCCCGCCAAGCGCGGTCCGGAGATCGGAGAGCACAACGATGAGATTCTGAAGGACCTCGGATTCAATCCGGCCGAAATCGACGGTCTCCATGCGAGCGGCGCGGTGGCGAAGCCCAAAGCGCAAAAGACTGCGGCCTAG
- a CDS encoding DNA-binding beta-propeller fold protein YncE (product_source=COG3391; cath_funfam=2.120.10.30; cog=COG3391; smart=SM00135; superfamily=63825), with amino-acid sequence MTTRNQVKPKASKLLRPSDRVGQLFVLDLSGNRVLAMNPDGSGKRVILTDCPHPDGVVVDAEAGHIYWTNMGVPNLDDGYIERSDLDGANRKTIIPKGVTYTPKQIHLDKANGKLYWSDREGMRVMRSSLDGSQAEILVQTGQGEVDRCDQTRWCVGITIDPKRGHIYWTQKGPDNAELGRIFRASIEIPKGQTAANRTDIKVIFDCLPEPIDLELDLENRILYWTDRGDPPRGNTVNRAPIDGAPEDLRSSEIVLSHLMEGIGIALDVPGNRMFVTDLAGSIYSANLDGSDKRPFLQTQGNLTGVAYAEI; translated from the coding sequence ATGACAACGCGGAACCAGGTTAAACCGAAAGCATCCAAATTGCTCCGTCCGTCGGACCGCGTCGGCCAGCTGTTCGTTCTCGATCTCAGCGGCAACCGCGTGCTGGCGATGAATCCGGACGGTTCCGGCAAAAGGGTCATCCTGACGGACTGTCCCCACCCGGACGGTGTCGTTGTGGACGCCGAGGCCGGCCATATCTACTGGACCAATATGGGCGTGCCGAACCTGGACGATGGTTACATCGAGCGCTCTGATCTCGACGGCGCCAATCGCAAAACCATCATCCCGAAAGGCGTGACCTATACGCCGAAACAAATTCATCTGGATAAGGCCAACGGCAAGCTCTATTGGTCAGATCGCGAAGGCATGCGCGTCATGCGATCCAGTCTTGATGGCTCGCAAGCCGAGATTTTGGTGCAAACGGGCCAGGGTGAGGTCGACCGCTGCGACCAGACCAGATGGTGCGTTGGAATTACCATCGATCCCAAGCGCGGGCACATCTATTGGACGCAGAAGGGGCCAGACAATGCAGAACTGGGCCGTATCTTTCGCGCCAGCATCGAAATCCCGAAGGGGCAGACGGCCGCCAATCGCACTGACATCAAAGTCATCTTTGATTGCCTTCCGGAGCCGATCGATCTTGAGCTCGATCTTGAGAATCGCATTCTCTACTGGACCGACCGCGGTGATCCTCCGCGCGGAAACACCGTCAATCGCGCGCCGATAGACGGGGCGCCGGAGGACCTTCGCTCGTCAGAAATCGTGCTCAGTCATCTCATGGAAGGGATCGGAATCGCGCTGGATGTCCCGGGCAACCGGATGTTCGTGACCGATCTTGCCGGCTCCATCTATTCCGCGAATCTAGACGGATCGGACAAGCGGCCTTTCCTTCAGACACAAGGCAACCTCACCGGCGTTGCGTACGCCGAAATCTGA